Part of the Mytilus trossulus isolate FHL-02 chromosome 2, PNRI_Mtr1.1.1.hap1, whole genome shotgun sequence genome is shown below.
TCGGTTGATGTTCACGAGGTCTCCTATATGTGGTAATGTGTTTTGCTTGGACAGCAATATCATGTTCAAATGTATGTGCTGTGCCTTGTATATCATCAAAACTTACTTCAATGCCACTGTTTATAATACTATAAGTTACATGGTTCGCTACGGacccatagagggttagtaaaatccataggggtgAGGCCGGATTTTAttaccctctatggatccgtaaggggtcagtagttaaccgtataaagAATTTATCGCACGCTAGACTTTTTCTGCtacgttttgttgaaaaataaacaacgaaacacaacaacatcgatagatgacgtcaccattaacgcgtcatgaaccccctATGAAACCTACTAGCCCCATACGgcctcatagggggtcaccacgtgacgtctttaaaccaatcacaacgtgataatttacCTGCGGTGCGATAATATCCGTTATTACATTGTTATAACACATATACAGGGTAGTTGATAACTTTGATACTCGTATTCGATTAATTGCAATAACCTCGCCTTTATAGTGTCTttccaattttatttacatactcatgcataaaggcaacagttgtatgtatgtatgtactggTAAAGCCTCCGATATCCGAAGAACCCCTCGAAAGCTATACCGCTGTTAAATAGTCATGAATCAattaatcaaaatcaaattcgGGTCAaagagggaaacacatcaactataagaggaaaacaacggaacaacagaaacgaTATCTCTATATAGATTCATTCTTGGAAGATAACACATTGTCCCTTTCTTAATGGCCCAGCTTATTCTTAAGAATCTCatgttttagtttataaaaGGCCTTTTCGGCATCAAGGGTTACTAAGATCTTTAGAGTCCTATACTTCTTACAGTTTTTTCTGAGGTCAGATTTGCTGCACATAAGAAATTTTTTGTAGACTACATATGTTATTGAATGGCGTTTATAACTGCCAATTcaagttttgtgtacacttattTTGGGGTTTGTCTTTGTTAAAGTTAAACCTCTTTAGCTGttaaattttctacataagaaaatgcgtGCCAGGAATATAAATATGGCATTTgtaatccattcgtttgatgtgtttgagcttttgattttgccatttgttagacaactttccgttttgaacttTTCTCAGAGTCggtattattgttatttacaTTCGATTAGTGTCATAACCCGAACATGTTGcctttcatttaaaattaaaataaaaacaactttaaCAAGGATAGTTGTATACCTGTAATAATCAAAGGATGGACGAAAgatagggacagtcaaactcatagagtgaaaataaactgataacgccatggctaaaataaaaaagacaaacatacaaatgatagtacagaagacacaacatataaaacctaaagactaaacaacacgaacccctccaAAACCTTCTATTTCAACATGCTTCAATGCACATAATTTAAGTtttcgtatatattttttttaattcttgttATATGTATTTTCGTTGTAGTTCTCAGATTCATTTGTACTCGACTTCCTGtcagttgaaaataaaaatgttaatattgtttacatttttcaaaattacataTTGGTATTTTTCCACGTTTATTTTGCCAGATTAAAATTTGTcgaaaaatacaataaaatctgTCGTGTCCATTTTGTCGTCAAGTCGCGGAAAAAAGCTGACGCGAATAAATCCTTATATGGTATCTACTACACCCTTTTAAtagaatatttgtgtttctCTGAATTTTGAACAGATGTGTTGTATGTCTGGGATATATGTTTAACCACTTTTTGGTTCACACAATTCAAATTAATTAATCATGTCTGTTTGGGTTGCTTACccaattttgtcaataaaaggAACTTACAAACAACTGTCTTATCAGTGAGAGGTTAATCTAGCTAAAATCAGGTTTAACACTTCATTTTCTACGGAAAATCCATGTTCATGTGGGGAATAATGCAGTTGTTTGTCACTTGTTCCGTTATTGATAGCACTTGATTTTGTCAGGTTTATATTGACTTCCCCTATACGAATTTGACATGGAATTCGGAATTTTGCTATTACATTCATCTATTTAAGACATGGGATCTTTGTATTCCATGtctgtgtgttttgttttttatttaaaagtatatactAGAATTTATAAATGAGACAGATTGATCTGATTAATCATGAAATTCAGTTACTAGATAATAAACCCTATAGAAAAACCATACACTGTCAGACGTATTCCACCAGCATTGATCAATGATGTTGGAGATCATGTTTGTGAAATACTGGATGCGTGCTGTATAAGAGATTCACACACTCCTTACGTAAGTAACACTGTTCTCGTCTGGGAAAAGGACAATTCTTTTAGATTTTGTTTAGATCTTAGGTCTTTGAATAAGCTTACAATTCAAGATGAGCATCCTTTGCTTGGAATTGACGAAAAGTTTGATATTTTGGCTCTGTTAAATAACTCGTGATACACTTTaagaatttcattatatttatttgtcaattGATAACTTTGCATTTGTTTCTGTCGAACACCAACTTGATGCCCACATTTTTAAGAGATAGTGGAATATCTAGCTTCTCGTGTTAATTTGAGTATCTTTAATATATTCGTTTTCTGTAATTTGCTTATCGTGTTTGACTCGGGTTCGAAATTACGGAAGtattaggccgtgttcacagtGACCTAAACTGgatgttgtgttagtgtaactcgcacataaactaaacataatgataaaactctaatattataaaaagttttgcatgtagtttaaattatttgtctacatgcagtcgatagtcgataggttaagtgtacacaaaactaggcattcaaactttcattttcccatgtatatttaaaaaagaaacaatttatacttataacacttattaataaagttcttgacagaaatatttgtattaacttgatatatatatatttgtaataaaaacactttacgtagccttattaacccctaatcaagactcatccatcatcattgccgaacacatGAATCGATTGGAAGTacacactgacagaaatatttgccactggtctttatactcgattcactcataaatgcattaccGAAAAACGGTGAggttaaatgtttgtttgtgtagTATCTATGATCCATTAAAGTAcaattagaaatataaaaaacattacCCCCTCCCTTGGTCAAATACGCcttggaaaaaaacaccatttgaaacaaacagaaaagatagaaatgtagtgatccttaaCATCGCAATTATTTTTCTTCGTCTGTAAGCACGCTGATGGCGAACCTACGTTTTCAATGCGTAATCCagacatctttaaactactgcaaTTGCTACCAGAGTTTGTAATGAGTTATTAGaaaatattgatacattttaacTGTGCTTGCAATTATAACAGACAAAATCTAAAATACATACTTTATTCATTTTAACTCCGTAACAGATAGATTCGAACACATTGTGTTAATGACTAGTAAATGTATGTAATAACCAATAAtaacttatttgtatattcatcAGCCCTATGTTATATTATGCAATGTTTTTTATATGCAGTTCACTGATCAATATATGATAAACGTCTGTTgcataacaagtaaaaaagtgCATGCCACGAAATTCCTTCCGTTTCAAATGTGTCCTTCTGAATTTACcatataacatttataacaGAGATATGTATGGAACTATATATGCCTCTGTATACAATGTTTCACAAGTAATTTAAGTTTATTTGTCTTCTTCGTTCATATTTTGTAGCACTTTATCTTTAAAGTCCTGATATTGACATAAACTTATGTTGTTTGGATCACTTCCTTCTGAAAGGTCCTTCATGAAAGAGATATAAGTCATAGCTAGTTTCAGTGTTTCTATAcgtgataattttttttcgtaTTCAAAAGCCGGTAAACGTTGTCTTAACTCGTCAAACGCTGTGTTCATGGTACCCATTCTTCTTCTCTCGCGAACGTTTGCAGCTTTTCTCTGGTACGCAGTTTGAGTACGACGTCTCTTGGATTTTCCGGATTTGTCCACAGAGGCTTTTGATTGTCCGTTTCCATTATAAGCAGGCAATGTGTCAAAAATATACGTATAATTCGATGATGTTGCCTGTCCATTTGAATCTACTTGCCAATACTGTTCATGTGGATACACGTTTATATCACTTGGAACCTCTTGGTTAAATGATTGGTCAAGCTGAAACCATTCTTGTACATTTTCTGTGAAGATGACTCCATCGACTGAAGGTGAGGATGCAGATGAATTATAAGACGTAACAGAATCAGAATCGTATATAGGCTGCTCAGAATACATATCAAATCCAAAGTTATAAAATACActcttacaaataaaaattcataactgTTGATGATTGTTAACACACAAGAGAGAATAATACTGTTGGCGATTACAATACGGCAACAGATTGTATTATTATTGATGCATTTTGGATCGAACTATTCCGTTATCAACAAGTAAGTCTACGATGTGATATATTGGTGATATTTATAGGAAAAAGACGTCTTTGAAATATGTATTGAATCGTGTATCAGATTGACGAACTTCTATTGGTTCTGAAACTTtagtaaaaagtatttttttcaaattgaatcaAATAAAGGCGTGTTTTACCTTTTCATTACCTTTATAAGTACGACATACTTTTTTGTGGCACGCGTCATTTGAAGAAAGGCGTGGCCAAAAATAAATGACGGGTTTAAGCTAAAGTTATTCTAGTGTGATCTGTACCACAGCTGTATTGTAAATCAATATGGAGATAGCATTTTAATCttataaaaagtttcaaaaacattttctgtAAAGTACAATGGTCTTTATAGCAGTATCATTTTTCGAGCgaaatgaaaagtttaaaaaatcaaaacttcatATTAACTGTATCCCAAAATAGTGTATGATTTGATAATTCTAATAAAGACGTCTTCTAATTCCTTTCCTGCGGTGAGTTCAATTACAAATCTAGCTCTGTTATACTGTCTCGTACGTCTCACAAGAACTTGTTTCATCAAACGAGGATAACAGTTGTATCTTAATTCATTCttcattgtatttttattcaCCTGCCAATCTTCAATCGTCTATAGCTTAAATAATCATTACGTAATATGACCTGTAGAAAAAAACAGCTTATATAaatttgtcctttttttatacatttttttattagccCACCGCATAGTCATTATCATTCCCAAACAAGTCGGGAACATCGCCAGTGGTTGCCTCAATTATGTCATATCTTAAATTAGTTATTGATATTTGAAGTATTTGGTGTTTGAGGCAGATCTTTTGTTATTAAGATCACGACATTTTGATAGACATTTGTTGAATACTGTATGCTTCCCCATAGATGTTTGATTATAGAGCTGTTAGGTGGCATACCCAACatctggttgttttttttaacaaaacatacaaatgcCTTAAATCAGTTACCggttttaatcttatttaaaaCATCGGCAAAATGATCGCAGTAtgtttgtaaaaagtaaaagtacaaaaatactgaactccgaggaaaattcgtAAAGGGAAGTTtttaatcaaatggaaaaatgaaaagctcaaacacacaaaacgaatgggtaacaactttcatattcctgatttagtacaggcattttcatttgtaaaaaacGGTGGATTAAGCCGGATTTtacagctagctaaacctctcacttgtatgacagtcgcataaaagtatatataagtATTACCTATGATATTCTCAAACAAATAATGACTCAGCTAGGTTTGAAACAAACAACTATTCTGACAAAGCACTGAGATGTGTCACAAATAGGATAAAGTCACTAGGATTGGAACCACTAGCTTCCAGACGAGTATCTATTGACTCGTCATGACTTACAAGTTCCGCATTGGCTAGTGTCAGTTCCATCTTACGAGTTGCGTACTAAAGGTAAACAATGTCTACCAGAGAGTTTATATGTACTAGTAAGTCCTCATACTTCCCTCGGACTAAACATTAGTAGAAGCTATTACGGAAGCTCTGACAATAGAGGGTTTCCAGTGTGCCTTATCCAACTATACCGTAGTGCACCCAAGAGATCAACAACATACACATTCGCCAATTATACATACTTTTAGTTATACATAGCTCGGAaggttttatttgtaaataatagcTGTTACAAGATAATTGCTGTTTCATTCTCCGTCTAGTCGAATCCAGTCCTTTAGCAAGGAAGAACTTAATTAGACAAAGATTAGACACTCGGATGAACTTCAATAGCAGTTTAAACCTATTGCATTATTAAAATTGACAGATGAGTCAGACCCAAGATTTTCAGCTTAATCATGTCTTCTCCAAATAGCAGTGGGCACTTGTTGCTACTTGATACTTTTTAGTATCTGGAAAGCCCTATTTGAGTAGAGCTCAACTGAATGTCAACTACGGCAAGTTGCTCCATTGATTTTTGAGTCAACTGAAGGTCAACTAGGGAACGTTACTCCATGATTGAGACAACTGGGGT
Proteins encoded:
- the LOC134704839 gene encoding protein Fer3-like: MYSEQPIYDSDSVTSYNSSASSPSVDGVIFTENVQEWFQLDQSFNQEVPSDINVYPHEQYWQVDSNGQATSSNYTYIFDTLPAYNGNGQSKASVDKSGKSKRRRTQTAYQRKAANVRERRRMGTMNTAFDELRQRLPAFEYEKKLSRIETLKLAMTYISFMKDLSEGSDPNNISLCQYQDFKDKVLQNMNEEDK